TGCCGATGGCAGCTTTTTTGTTCTGGCGAATGAAGGCAGCAGCAGCAATACAAAAATCAATATCATTAAAATTGATTCTTTGGGAGAAATTCTTTGGAAAAAAGTGATTGGAAGTGAAGCCGTGTATCAGTCGGAGGACTTTAAACGCACACCCGACAAAGGACTGATTATAACCGGATATACCGATAAAAATTTCACATCTTCCTACGATGTGCTCGTGATTAAAACCGATTCAAATGCCAATGTGGAATGGGAAAAAACCTACGGCGGAAGCGATTGGGATATGGCACATGCTGTTCTTGCACTCCCTGATACTACCTATGTTGTGGCCGGTGAAACATACAGTTACGGAAGCGGCAGCAGCGACATCTATATTCTGAAACTTGATGCTGTCGGCGATACCTTGTGGACCATGGTTTATGGCGGCGACAGTTCGGATTATGCCACCTGCCTTGATACCACAAGCGATGGGAATTATTACGTGGGCGCAAATACCAAAAGCTTTGGTGCGGGAGGGTTCGACGGATTGATAATGAAGATGAACCCTTTCGGTGATACGGTGTGGACTGCTGTTTACGGTGATTCTCTTGAAGACCTGATTTATTCGGTGAAAACACTGCCCGACAGCGGATATATTTTTGGTGGCAGCACGCAAGATACAGGTATTAATAAGCAAAAATGGGCAATGCGATTTCACAGCAATGGCTCTTTTATGTGGAGTATCCCGCAATCATGGACTATCTGTCCGCAGGAGGAAGTAATTTGTAGTATAACGGTTGACGATTCTGCGCGTTATGTTTTTGTTGGTACAACAACCTGTTACGGATATGGCCGAAAAGAAGCGTGTTACTCATTAATGGGCGATTACGCGGCATTTTATTGTAGCTATACGCTTGGCTCTGTCTGGGACGACGGACTGGCTTATGCAATTCAAACCCATGACTCCGGGTATATTGCGATAGGCTCCACCGAAGGCATGGGCCCCGGTC
The window above is part of the Bacteroidota bacterium genome. Proteins encoded here:
- a CDS encoding T9SS type A sorting domain-containing protein gives rise to the protein MLTAMCINTFAQTPVWTYTYGNGQYAYGKGIIEDADGSFFVLANEGSSSNTKINIIKIDSLGEILWKKVIGSEAVYQSEDFKRTPDKGLIITGYTDKNFTSSYDVLVIKTDSNANVEWEKTYGGSDWDMAHAVLALPDTTYVVAGETYSYGSGSSDIYILKLDAVGDTLWTMVYGGDSSDYATCLDTTSDGNYYVGANTKSFGAGGFDGLIMKMNPFGDTVWTAVYGDSLEDLIYSVKTLPDSGYIFGGSTQDTGINKQKWAMRFHSNGSFMWSIPQSWTICPQEEVICSITVDDSARYVFVGTTTCYGYGRKEACYSLMGDYAAFYCSYTLGSVWDDGLAYAIQTHDSGYIAIGSTEGMGPGLSNILIAKTDKDCTIVGTAVHIAGTTEISDESTKIFSILANISTGLFQVMINSTHALENADITVYDILGNIVYSKQIPSAGSQLELNLTNCTDGMYLVRLTDSSISFAEKIFICR